CTCCAGCCAGACTCGGTTGAGTCGACCAAACCAAGGTTTGAGCACCTCGTTAAACGACTCGATGCGAAGCTCAGACACGCCGTGCAAATTAGGCCGGGGTGAGTGTGACGCGCGCGAACTTGCGCTTACCCACTTGAACCACATACGCGCCGGGGCTGTCGATGAGTCGCTTGGGATCCACAACCTTTTCACCGTCGATACGCACCGCGCCCTGCTTGATCATGCGCACCGCCTCGGATGTGCTCGCCACCAGCGTTGCTTCACGCGCTAGATGCGCGATACCAAGGGCACCGCCATCGGTCGACAGCGCGACTTCCGGCATGTCATCGGGCATGGCGTTTTTCTGGAAACGCTGGACAAACGCCTCTTGCGCCGCGTTGGCCGCCGACCGGCTGTGAAAACGCGCCACCAGTTCGCGCCCGAGTGCGAACTTAATGTCGCGCGGGTTAGCGCCCTCGTCGACCGACTGTTTATAGCCTTCGATGACGTTCAGCGGTTCAAAACTCAGCAGTTCAAAATAACGCCACATCAAATCGTCCGACAACGACATGACCTTGCCAAATATATCGTTCGGTGGCTCATCGATGCCGATGTAATTGTCGAGCGACTTGGACATTTTCTTCACCCCATCGAGCCCCTCGAGTAACGGCATGGTGAGCACCACCTGAGGCTCCTGACCATACTGCGATTGCAGTTGACGCCCCACCAGTAAGTTAAATTTCTGATCGGTGCCGCCCAGCTCCACGTCGGCTTTCAAGGCCACCGAGTCATAGCCTTGAACGAGCGGATAGAGAAACTCATGGATCGAAATAGGCGTGTTGGACTTGTAGCGCTTGGAAAAATCATCGCGCTCAAGCATGCGCGCCACGGTGTGTTTGGCGGTTAGTCGAATCATGTCCGCCGGTGACATGGCATTCATCCAGCGAGAATTAAAGTCGACCACCGTGCGCTCGGGGTCCAGAATCTTGAACACCTGATCTTTATACGTTTGCGCGTTGGCTTGGATCTCGTCTTCGGTGAGCGCCGGGCGTGTTGCGCTCTTACCGGACGGATCACCGATCAACCCGGTAAAGTCGCCGATGAGAAAAATCACCTCATGACCGAGCTCTTGGAACGCGCGCATTTTATTGAGCAAGACAGTGTGCCCAAGATGGAGATCGGGCGCGGTTGGGTCGAAACCCGCTTTGACCCGCAGCGGTTTGCCGCGCGCGAGCTTTTTGCGCAGTTCTTCTTCGACTAGAATCTCGTCGGCACCTCGATCCAGCTCCGCCCACTGTTCGTCTACGTTCAATGTTTAACCTCCGTTATCGATTGCCGTTTATGGCAGTTTTTGCAGTGCAGTGCAACGCCCTGCGGGGAACCGAAACCACCCCTCTTTTATCCCCCGACAGGCACCAATTGTCCGCCGCTCGGTCGGACAATGGGTACCGCGTGAAACGACGAGACTGAGTTGCGAAACAAGCTTTGACTGCAATTTCGCAAGAACAAGCTTTAGTTCTTTGAATTTCATAGATATAAACCCTCAACCACCATTGACTACAGACGGTACGCAAGGTAGTTTACTGTCAGTTTTGAGATGCGAGACCCGCAGCATGCCGCGGAAAAAAAGCCGAATCCTCCACGATTACAAAACGCTGAGTCATCTCGACACCGCGCCCGCTCAACCCCGCACCCATCGTCGCTTGTTCATCATTGGCGCTCTCGTGCCATTACTGGCGGTGACGGCGGCGCTCTGGACCTCGTCCGACGATGTCACCGACGCCTCGATCGCACTTGACTCTGAACTCGCCGACACCACAGACGAAACAACGCAAACGCTCTCTCAGCCGGTGACGTTGCTCGACACCACCGACGACATTACCCAAACGGACGCGCCGACTGCACCAATTATTCTTGCGCTACCCAGCGCTGCACCTAACGCGTTCGATTTTGATGCGCGCGAACCGCAGCACAACCAAATGACCCTGACCATCAAGTCGGGCGATACGCTCGATGAACTGTTTGCTAAACACGATTTGTCTCGTGGCGACTTGGCGCAGATTTTACGTATCAAAGAAGCACGCGAAGTACTCACGGTGTTGCGCCCAGGTGATGCGATTCGGGTAGACCACGACGAGGACGGGCGGGTAAAACAACTCTATCGCTCACTGGATGAAGTCCGCACACTTCAAATCAGTCGCGACGACGAAGCCAAACTTGGTTACACCACACAAATGCTCGAGAAGCCCGTCGAAATTCGCATGCAGCACGCCAAAGGCACGATCGACTCGTCGCTCTTTATTGCGGCGAAAGAGGCGGGTGTGTCCGATACGCTGGTGATGAACTTAGCCGGCATCTTTGCGTGGGACATCGACTTTGTCCTCGATATTCGGCGCGGCGACAGCTTCACCATGGTGTACGAAGAAATCTGGCAGGACGGTGAATTCGTCCGTAACGGCGAAATTTTGGCGGCCGAATTCAATAACAATGGCGACTTGTTTCGCGCCGTACGCTATGCCGATCCCGACGGCGAAACCGGC
The genomic region above belongs to Pseudomonadota bacterium and contains:
- the tyrS gene encoding tyrosine--tRNA ligase, with product MNVDEQWAELDRGADEILVEEELRKKLARGKPLRVKAGFDPTAPDLHLGHTVLLNKMRAFQELGHEVIFLIGDFTGLIGDPSGKSATRPALTEDEIQANAQTYKDQVFKILDPERTVVDFNSRWMNAMSPADMIRLTAKHTVARMLERDDFSKRYKSNTPISIHEFLYPLVQGYDSVALKADVELGGTDQKFNLLVGRQLQSQYGQEPQVVLTMPLLEGLDGVKKMSKSLDNYIGIDEPPNDIFGKVMSLSDDLMWRYFELLSFEPLNVIEGYKQSVDEGANPRDIKFALGRELVARFHSRSAANAAQEAFVQRFQKNAMPDDMPEVALSTDGGALGIAHLAREATLVASTSEAVRMIKQGAVRIDGEKVVDPKRLIDSPGAYVVQVGKRKFARVTLTPA
- a CDS encoding peptidoglycan DD-metalloendopeptidase family protein codes for the protein MPRKKSRILHDYKTLSHLDTAPAQPRTHRRLFIIGALVPLLAVTAALWTSSDDVTDASIALDSELADTTDETTQTLSQPVTLLDTTDDITQTDAPTAPIILALPSAAPNAFDFDAREPQHNQMTLTIKSGDTLDELFAKHDLSRGDLAQILRIKEAREVLTVLRPGDAIRVDHDEDGRVKQLYRSLDEVRTLQISRDDEAKLGYTTQMLEKPVEIRMQHAKGTIDSSLFIAAKEAGVSDTLVMNLAGIFAWDIDFVLDIRRGDSFTMVYEEIWQDGEFVRNGEILAAEFNNNGDLFRAVRYADPDGETGYFTPEGLNVKKAFLRAPIAFTPRVTSNFNPRRRHPVLNKVRPHRGVDYGAPRGTPIKAAGDGKVIFRGRKNGYGNTIILQHGGNITTLYAHMSKFNKNARSGRRVRQGQTIGYVGATGTATGNHLHYEYRLNGVHRNPRTVKLPQAQPIPTKYKADFLAATKPLINHLNTVSKTQRLAAIQ